A DNA window from Bos mutus isolate GX-2022 chromosome 11, NWIPB_WYAK_1.1, whole genome shotgun sequence contains the following coding sequences:
- the RTN4 gene encoding reticulon-4 isoform X6, with protein MDGQKKNWKDKVVDLLYWRDIKKTGVVFGASLFLLLSLTVFSIVSVTAYIALALLSVTISFRIYKGVIQAIQKSDEGHPFRAYLESEVAISEELVQKYSNSALGHVNCTIKELRRLFLVDDLVDSLKFAVLMWVFTYVGALFNGLTLLILALISLFSVPVIYERHQAQIDHYLGLANKNVKDAMAKIQAKIPGLKRKAE; from the exons TTGTTGACCTCCTCTACTGGAGAGACattaagaagactggagtggtgTTCGGTGCCAGCTTGTTCCTGCTGCTCTCGCTGACAGTATTCAGCATTGTGAGTGTAACGGCCTACATTGCCTTGGCCCTGCTCTCTGTGACTATCAGCTTTAGGATATATAAGGGTGTGATCCAGGCTATCCAGAAATCTGATGAAGGCCACCCATTCAG GGCATATTTGGAATCTGAAGTTGCTATATCTGAGGAGTTGGTTCAGAAGTACAGCAATTCTGCTCTTGGTCATGTTAACTGCACAATAAAAGAACTCAGACGCCTCTTCTTAGTTGATGATTTAGTTGATTCTCTGAAG TTTGCAGTGTTGATGTGGGTATTTACCTATGTTGGTGCCTTGTTCAATGGTCTGACACTACTAATTTTGG CTCTGATTTCACTCTTCAGTGTTCCTGTTATTTATGAACGGCATCAG GCGCAAATAGATCATTATCTGGGACTTGCAAATAAGAATGTTAAAGATGCTATGGCTAA AATCCAAGCAAAAATCCCTGGATTGAAGCGTAAAGCTGAATGA